A window of Amorphus orientalis contains these coding sequences:
- a CDS encoding GMC family oxidoreductase gives MPENRAFDYVVVGAGSAGCVLANRLTEDPNCHVLLLEAGQWDRDPMIHVPLGWGKILTERRHDWMYFCEPEENVGGRRVECARGKVIGGSSSTNAMAYVRGNRRDYDRWASAGLPEWSFDRLLPYFKKQETWEGGETAFRGGSGPLNTQYCRYSDPLIGAFHEATRTAGYPQTEDYNGEHQEGFGRLQMTIKDGRRNSAASAYLRPALKRSNLTVRTGALARRILFEGRRATGVEIQTGDQTETVRARREVVLSGGVINTPQLLMLSGVGPATQLAQHGIQVLADRQNVGENLQDHVSVILMFRRKGDGPFLHMMRADRIGVDFLKTYLTGKGFAGDVPGGVVGFLRSDESRPEPDVQFLFTAAPLAAWPYFKPFKDPFPDGFAIRVVAVRPESRGRVTLASADPTAAPLIHQNFLSAERDWESLRAGFRIARKIAGQKAMAPFVEAEFFPGPGCESDAEIDEHIRNTSITVHHPAGTCRMGADAESVVDPDLRVRGVDGLRVVDASVMPDLPGGNINAGVLAIAEKGADLIRAVRHTEMVA, from the coding sequence ATGCCGGAAAACCGGGCTTTTGATTATGTCGTCGTGGGGGCTGGATCGGCGGGCTGCGTGCTTGCCAACCGGTTGACCGAGGACCCGAACTGCCACGTGCTTCTTCTCGAGGCCGGGCAATGGGATCGCGATCCGATGATTCACGTACCGCTGGGGTGGGGCAAGATCCTCACCGAGCGGCGGCACGACTGGATGTATTTCTGCGAACCGGAGGAAAATGTCGGCGGCCGGCGCGTCGAGTGCGCCCGCGGCAAGGTGATCGGCGGGTCTTCCTCGACCAATGCGATGGCCTATGTGCGTGGCAACCGGCGCGACTACGATCGTTGGGCAAGCGCCGGGCTGCCCGAATGGTCCTTCGACCGGCTGCTGCCTTATTTCAAGAAGCAGGAGACCTGGGAGGGGGGCGAGACCGCCTTTCGCGGCGGATCCGGTCCGCTCAACACCCAGTACTGCCGCTATTCCGATCCGCTGATCGGCGCCTTCCACGAGGCGACGCGGACGGCCGGATATCCCCAGACCGAAGACTATAACGGCGAGCATCAGGAAGGCTTCGGCCGTCTGCAGATGACCATCAAGGACGGAAGGCGGAATTCGGCCGCGTCTGCCTATCTGCGGCCGGCCCTGAAGCGCTCGAATCTCACGGTGCGCACCGGCGCGCTGGCCCGGAGGATCCTCTTCGAAGGGCGCCGCGCGACCGGCGTCGAGATACAGACCGGCGATCAGACCGAAACCGTCCGGGCGAGGCGCGAGGTCGTTCTGTCCGGCGGCGTGATCAACACGCCGCAGCTCCTCATGCTGTCCGGCGTGGGGCCGGCCACACAATTGGCCCAGCACGGGATCCAGGTTCTGGCCGACCGGCAGAATGTCGGGGAGAACCTGCAGGACCACGTCTCCGTCATCCTGATGTTCCGGCGCAAAGGGGACGGGCCGTTCCTGCACATGATGCGGGCCGACCGGATCGGGGTCGACTTCCTGAAGACCTATCTGACCGGCAAGGGCTTTGCCGGCGACGTGCCGGGCGGGGTCGTCGGCTTCCTGCGGAGCGACGAAAGCCGTCCGGAGCCGGACGTGCAGTTCCTGTTCACGGCGGCGCCGCTGGCCGCCTGGCCCTATTTCAAGCCATTCAAGGATCCCTTCCCCGACGGGTTCGCCATCCGTGTGGTTGCCGTCCGCCCCGAGAGCCGGGGCAGGGTGACGTTGGCCTCGGCCGACCCGACGGCCGCGCCGCTCATCCACCAGAACTTTCTCTCCGCCGAGCGCGACTGGGAATCGCTTCGGGCGGGATTCCGGATTGCCCGCAAGATCGCGGGGCAGAAGGCCATGGCGCCCTTCGTCGAGGCGGAATTCTTCCCCGGGCCCGGCTGCGAGAGCGATGCGGAGATCGACGAGCACATCCGCAACACCTCCATCACCGTGCACCACCCTGCCGGCACCTGCCGGATGGGGGCGGACGCGGAGAGCGTGGTCGATCCCGACCTGCGGGTGCGCGGCGTGGACGGGCTGCGCGTGGTCGACGCCTCGGTGATGCCGGACCTGCCGGGAGGCAACATCAATGCCGGCGTACTGGCGATCGCCGAAAAGGGGGCCGATCTGATCCGGGCCGTCCGGCACACGGAGATGGTCGCATAG
- a CDS encoding FadR/GntR family transcriptional regulator, protein MPRAETQPNDGLSGIVERLREMHARGERLPSERELARLFDVKRHQIRKALEAMRQAGDLAPSPPKRSARTGPHISEELVSLTNPLEVIELRILIEPGLARFASMRASPAEIARILEASQTAPDAAYGQADLDFHLAIAVASRNHLARELYRVLRQVGVDSRVKIPTADTPPCPKRTAERDAEHRRIAEAIADRDPNAAEQAMRDHLRAVLRQINAKFDAVAA, encoded by the coding sequence ATGCCGAGGGCTGAGACCCAACCGAATGATGGCCTGTCAGGCATCGTGGAGCGTCTGCGCGAGATGCACGCTCGAGGCGAACGGCTTCCGTCCGAGCGGGAGCTCGCGCGGCTGTTCGACGTCAAGCGTCATCAGATCCGCAAGGCGCTGGAGGCGATGCGCCAGGCCGGCGACCTCGCCCCGTCTCCGCCGAAGCGCTCCGCCCGAACCGGGCCGCATATCAGCGAGGAACTGGTCAGCCTGACCAACCCGCTGGAAGTCATCGAACTGAGAATCCTGATCGAGCCGGGTCTCGCCCGGTTCGCGTCCATGCGCGCCTCGCCGGCCGAAATCGCCCGGATCCTGGAGGCCTCGCAGACCGCTCCGGACGCCGCATACGGACAGGCGGACCTCGATTTTCACCTCGCCATCGCGGTCGCCTCGCGCAACCATCTCGCCCGAGAGCTCTACCGGGTGCTGCGCCAGGTGGGCGTCGATTCGCGGGTGAAGATTCCGACCGCGGATACACCGCCCTGCCCCAAGCGGACGGCCGAGCGCGATGCCGAACATCGCCGGATCGCCGAAGCCATCGCCGACCGTGACCCCAACGCCGCGGAACAGGCCATGCGCGATCATCTGCGCGCCGTCCTGCGCCAGATCAACGCCAAGTTCGATGCGGTCGCCGCCTGA
- a CDS encoding tetratricopeptide repeat protein produces the protein MMPTVAERLETASRHLSQNRPDAAEAIYRDILQAEPRDAEATAGLGGVLLRRGLVEEAYEVLGRATSLDPKNAEAYRNLAIVYRARNELDHARTCLEAALALVPERVDILLSLGEVLLGLGAPDESRKLIEKAHGLDPDSVPVLIALGGLHTVRGDYPKAISCYGRAVSLAPDGPEGHANLAMLYGMTGRPKEALEHAERAVLNEPLNPTYVAVLAGALEGTGDIERGLALVNRALVMHPQAVALRCRLATLELAAGRPDQALSGIARTLKERRQDSTVLETMTQILHRAGRPEQALSAARELARHVPDSSQAARIERNALLMLGRYDEVWPTRAPAPCEGARILVRLDDALPVLETVALLRAVALGRSKGAEIRVLAPSFLGSLAASVVSPSQKTGDPEDGKAWLDTADTVPLVQLPSRLGLTEADLLGADRYLAPSAAKAARWRQALEGMPRPWIGFTWAPHRPGPRVEEVRDLLAGTGGTAVSLVWDQNRAQLSFFPAAIDGGVHIRALDDLVAVVSVLDAVIGVDGLPLHVAGAMGIPGLAVVAERQDWYWRSDEQGRALWYPSVVTVGRAPGEGWEVCSAAAGAALAHMMAGAVAAAGE, from the coding sequence ATGATGCCAACCGTCGCGGAGCGGCTTGAAACCGCCAGCCGCCATCTCTCCCAGAACCGTCCGGATGCGGCGGAGGCGATCTACCGCGACATCCTGCAGGCGGAGCCGCGCGATGCGGAGGCCACGGCCGGCCTGGGCGGGGTGCTTCTGCGCCGGGGCCTGGTGGAAGAGGCTTACGAGGTGCTCGGCCGGGCGACGTCGCTCGATCCGAAGAACGCCGAAGCCTACCGGAATCTCGCGATCGTCTATCGCGCACGGAACGAACTGGACCATGCCCGGACCTGTCTGGAGGCGGCGCTCGCTTTGGTGCCCGAACGCGTCGATATTCTCCTGTCCCTCGGTGAGGTCCTCCTCGGGCTCGGTGCGCCGGACGAAAGCCGCAAGTTGATCGAGAAGGCGCACGGCCTCGATCCCGACTCCGTGCCGGTCCTGATCGCGCTCGGCGGTCTCCACACGGTCCGCGGCGACTATCCCAAGGCGATCTCCTGCTACGGCCGGGCCGTGTCGCTGGCGCCGGACGGGCCGGAGGGCCACGCCAATCTCGCGATGCTCTACGGCATGACCGGCCGGCCGAAGGAGGCCCTTGAGCATGCTGAACGGGCGGTGCTGAACGAGCCGCTCAACCCGACCTACGTCGCGGTGCTGGCCGGCGCCCTGGAGGGGACCGGCGACATCGAGCGCGGGCTGGCGCTGGTCAACCGCGCGCTGGTGATGCACCCCCAGGCGGTCGCCCTGAGGTGCCGTCTGGCCACGCTGGAACTGGCGGCCGGCAGGCCCGATCAGGCGCTCTCCGGTATCGCCAGAACCCTGAAGGAGCGCCGCCAGGACAGCACTGTCCTGGAGACGATGACCCAGATCCTGCATCGTGCGGGCCGTCCCGAGCAGGCCCTGTCGGCCGCGCGGGAACTGGCGCGTCACGTGCCGGATTCCTCTCAGGCGGCCCGGATTGAGCGAAACGCACTCCTGATGCTCGGACGATATGACGAGGTCTGGCCGACGCGGGCGCCGGCACCCTGCGAGGGAGCGCGAATCCTGGTGCGGCTCGACGATGCGCTGCCGGTTCTGGAGACCGTCGCGCTTCTGCGGGCGGTGGCGCTCGGCCGGTCTAAGGGGGCCGAAATCCGCGTTCTGGCGCCGTCGTTCCTGGGGTCGCTCGCAGCCTCGGTCGTTTCCCCGTCGCAGAAGACCGGGGATCCTGAAGATGGAAAAGCCTGGCTGGACACGGCGGATACGGTGCCGCTTGTGCAGCTGCCCTCGCGCCTGGGGCTGACGGAAGCCGACCTGCTGGGGGCGGACCGCTACCTGGCGCCATCCGCAGCCAAGGCTGCCCGGTGGCGGCAGGCGCTGGAGGGCATGCCGCGCCCCTGGATCGGCTTCACATGGGCACCCCACCGGCCGGGCCCGCGGGTGGAGGAGGTGCGCGATCTCCTCGCCGGAACCGGCGGGACGGCGGTGTCGCTGGTCTGGGACCAGAACCGCGCGCAGTTGTCCTTCTTCCCGGCGGCGATCGACGGCGGGGTCCACATCCGCGCACTGGACGATCTGGTGGCGGTGGTCTCCGTGCTGGACGCTGTGATTGGGGTCGATGGCCTGCCGCTCCATGTCGCCGGCGCGATGGGAATCCCCGGCCTGGCCGTGGTGGCCGAACGGCAGGACTGGTACTGGCGGTCCGACGAACAGGGCCGCGCGCTGTGGTACCCCTCGGTGGTGACGGTCGGCCGCGCGCCGGGAGAAGGCTGGGAGGTCTGCTCGGCCGCAGCGGGCGCGGCGCTGGCCCACATGATGGCGGGTGCCGTTGCCGCGGCCGGCGAATAG
- a CDS encoding pentapeptide repeat-containing protein has product MPTSSRPPFARRKLSIEELREYLFHGLQIPTRDLSGLSFDGEDLTKAKFLDCDLSGADFRGARLDKAAFTMCDLPGARFDEMSLSRFSLVSCEAAEASFAGATLSDCQTAGTSLAGADFGEAKLLRCAFAKSPLTGASFEAAELETVAVLQSDLTDVVFRTASLLMVFLTEADLRTADLSQTRLQQVLLIDGDLRGHTFAGQSLENCTMMKANLDGVDLRGANLANSIFMDSSLRQANLSGIEGSKAIFNGADLTQADFTGSKLDMANFSGATLHHASFADCRMPIAQFERADLRAAAFDRADLSHANFANAHAEGASLRNVKLKQTSLHMVDLDSTFSEGSTGTVKGTDPHRAVAEHYNSFKVRLAE; this is encoded by the coding sequence ATGCCCACCTCGTCAAGACCACCTTTCGCGCGCCGGAAACTGTCGATTGAGGAGCTCAGGGAGTACCTCTTCCACGGTCTGCAGATCCCGACCCGGGACCTGTCGGGCCTGAGCTTCGACGGGGAAGACCTGACCAAGGCGAAGTTTCTCGACTGCGACCTGTCCGGGGCGGATTTCCGGGGCGCGCGGCTCGACAAGGCCGCGTTCACGATGTGCGATCTGCCCGGAGCCCGCTTCGACGAGATGAGCCTGTCGCGGTTCTCGCTGGTGAGCTGCGAGGCGGCTGAGGCGTCGTTCGCCGGGGCCACGCTGAGCGACTGTCAGACGGCCGGCACGTCCCTGGCGGGCGCGGATTTCGGCGAGGCGAAGCTGCTGCGCTGCGCGTTCGCCAAGTCGCCGCTCACCGGCGCCAGCTTCGAGGCGGCGGAGCTGGAGACGGTCGCGGTGCTGCAGTCGGATCTCACCGACGTGGTCTTCAGGACGGCGTCGCTGCTGATGGTGTTCCTGACCGAGGCCGACCTTCGAACGGCGGACCTGTCCCAGACGCGCCTGCAGCAGGTGCTGCTTATCGACGGCGACCTGAGAGGCCACACCTTCGCGGGCCAGAGCCTGGAAAACTGCACCATGATGAAGGCCAATCTGGACGGGGTCGACCTGCGCGGCGCGAACCTGGCCAATTCCATCTTCATGGACTCCAGCCTGCGCCAGGCGAACCTGTCGGGCATCGAAGGCTCCAAGGCGATCTTCAACGGCGCCGACCTGACCCAGGCCGATTTCACCGGCAGCAAGCTCGACATGGCGAACTTCTCCGGCGCCACGCTCCATCATGCGTCGTTCGCCGACTGCCGGATGCCGATCGCCCAGTTCGAGCGGGCCGACCTGCGCGCCGCAGCCTTCGACAGGGCGGATCTGAGCCATGCCAACTTCGCCAATGCCCACGCGGAAGGGGCCTCGCTGCGCAACGTTAAACTTAAGCAAACTTCGTTGCACATGGTCGATCTCGACAGCACATTCTCGGAGGGCTCGACGGGGACCGTGAAAGGCACCGATCCGCACCGTGCGGTGGCCGAGCACTACAACTCTTTCAAGGTCCGGCTCGCCGAGTAG
- a CDS encoding DUF2169 family type VI secretion system accessory protein, producing MPGIIKPMRLGVLTKCTPYRKGAMFTVTALGLFDLLEPDYLLMETGLWPMAADQLPGGSVLDFGTPKPNGEVIVAGSAIPPGGHPAKEVTVEAEVGPVSKRVMVVGDRVWVHGDNGPVFTDPVPFTHMPLVPERAFGGEGVVENPVGRGAGARLLYDAGYKAPLPNLENPAHPILDIEDAPHPAWFGPYPLDAPIRRKYMGTYDRAYMKTHFPGYPEDFDTRYFLTAPADQQIDGYFRGDEPVRVAGMSSSHPTVHSRLPGVRARAFVDRTSEPAGLHELHMHLDTVWLFGSVNKGVVAFRGSTEIEDIEGDDVAYVMIAYERLSDPPRDVSYYEEVYRQRRDPKEKIKYLLADYQLSPGIDPEVWERRRASKLEAFQQQMDAFREAQGFQLRKQFEDRDLPPALIADMPLPQIPPVAIPTEEEIERGEADFASMLDDMAEQKKFADTVILELEGLRERQLAEKGITAFDDMPRAADLKPGIEADPKYAGTLANFHVEQPDIARTTAELDAFVDSIPTFDSRPTEQQEQVRSAVAAAKDMVTGAAFENPDGFGGSEEERFEKARARALDLPEAQPFHQARQELARAAERMETTGLADMLAEAKEVIEPKKFREMMADMEASGLDPDAIEAGRQRLAQTEKQIGKFLPAVDAGEPGEGFEALLSSITEFSQSREPLDPDELLRELEAVFAIIEPMTIDGQRKTRLLVPKPTAPMPAFGPETAKRLGKLALDDIGVGDLAGRDLAGADLAGADLSGADLSGTLLEGANLEGANLTGITAHGAALTGANLRNARLARADLKDVNFGAAVLDGADFTGARIENPILMETSLAGIVLNEAHLIRWSAVNLDLRSVHFDRAHIANGNFIRCDLAHASFRGAKIVRSIVIEGSLNGAHFNGAELEKAGFIKTDLERVVFDEARLVSSGFVGEPVMTYASFTDVHAVKTSWLAADLKESCFLRANLRDCSLMLSDARWSDFRLAALHNTLMLRANFGECDFFGANLMGAQMRKANLAFASLRRANAYSADFSLAKLTGADLHHAHLVKTTFRAPETVD from the coding sequence ATGCCGGGAATAATCAAGCCGATGCGGCTCGGCGTCCTGACCAAGTGCACGCCCTATCGCAAGGGGGCGATGTTCACGGTCACGGCGCTCGGGCTCTTCGACCTTCTCGAGCCGGACTATCTGCTGATGGAAACCGGGCTGTGGCCGATGGCGGCGGACCAGCTTCCGGGCGGTTCCGTGCTCGATTTCGGCACGCCGAAGCCGAACGGCGAGGTGATCGTCGCCGGCAGCGCGATCCCGCCGGGGGGGCATCCGGCCAAGGAAGTCACTGTGGAAGCGGAGGTCGGTCCGGTCTCCAAGCGCGTGATGGTCGTCGGCGACCGGGTCTGGGTGCACGGCGACAACGGCCCGGTGTTCACCGACCCGGTGCCGTTCACCCACATGCCTCTGGTGCCCGAGCGGGCTTTCGGCGGCGAGGGGGTCGTGGAGAACCCGGTCGGGCGTGGGGCCGGTGCGCGGCTCCTCTATGACGCCGGCTACAAAGCGCCGCTGCCGAACCTGGAGAACCCGGCCCACCCGATCCTCGACATCGAGGATGCGCCGCATCCGGCCTGGTTCGGGCCGTATCCCCTCGATGCGCCGATCCGGCGGAAGTACATGGGGACCTACGACCGCGCCTACATGAAGACGCACTTCCCCGGCTATCCGGAGGACTTCGACACCCGTTATTTCCTGACCGCTCCCGCCGACCAGCAGATCGACGGCTATTTCCGCGGCGACGAGCCCGTTCGGGTGGCCGGCATGTCGTCGAGCCATCCGACAGTGCATTCGCGGCTGCCGGGGGTGCGGGCGCGCGCCTTCGTGGACCGGACGTCGGAGCCGGCGGGACTGCACGAACTGCACATGCATCTGGATACGGTCTGGCTGTTCGGCTCGGTCAACAAGGGGGTGGTCGCCTTTCGCGGCTCCACCGAGATCGAGGACATCGAGGGCGACGACGTCGCCTACGTGATGATCGCCTACGAGCGCCTGTCCGATCCGCCGCGCGACGTGAGCTACTACGAAGAGGTCTATCGGCAGCGGCGCGATCCGAAGGAAAAGATCAAGTATCTGCTGGCCGACTACCAGCTCTCGCCGGGCATCGACCCGGAGGTCTGGGAGCGGCGGCGGGCGAGCAAGCTGGAGGCCTTCCAGCAGCAGATGGACGCGTTCCGGGAAGCGCAGGGCTTCCAGCTTCGCAAGCAGTTCGAGGACCGCGACCTGCCGCCGGCGCTGATCGCCGACATGCCGCTTCCGCAGATCCCGCCCGTCGCCATTCCGACGGAGGAGGAGATCGAGCGCGGCGAGGCCGATTTCGCGTCCATGCTCGACGATATGGCCGAACAGAAGAAATTTGCCGATACGGTCATCCTCGAGCTGGAGGGTCTGCGCGAGCGGCAATTGGCCGAGAAGGGCATCACGGCCTTTGACGACATGCCGCGCGCAGCCGATCTCAAGCCGGGTATCGAGGCCGATCCGAAATATGCCGGCACGCTCGCCAACTTCCACGTCGAGCAGCCGGACATCGCCAGGACGACCGCCGAGCTCGATGCTTTCGTCGACTCCATACCGACATTCGACTCCCGGCCGACGGAGCAGCAGGAGCAGGTCCGCTCCGCGGTCGCAGCCGCAAAGGACATGGTGACGGGGGCCGCGTTCGAGAATCCCGACGGATTCGGGGGAAGCGAAGAGGAGCGGTTCGAGAAGGCGCGGGCGCGGGCGCTCGACCTGCCGGAGGCGCAGCCGTTCCACCAGGCGCGGCAGGAACTCGCCCGCGCCGCCGAGCGCATGGAGACGACGGGGCTCGCCGACATGCTGGCGGAGGCGAAGGAGGTCATCGAGCCGAAGAAATTCCGCGAGATGATGGCCGACATGGAGGCCAGCGGCCTCGATCCGGATGCCATCGAAGCCGGGCGGCAACGGCTGGCCCAGACCGAGAAACAGATCGGAAAGTTCCTGCCTGCGGTCGATGCCGGGGAACCTGGAGAAGGCTTCGAGGCGCTGCTGTCGTCGATCACGGAGTTCAGCCAGTCGCGCGAGCCGCTGGACCCGGACGAACTGCTGCGCGAGCTGGAAGCCGTCTTCGCGATCATCGAGCCGATGACCATCGATGGCCAGCGCAAGACGCGGCTTCTGGTGCCGAAGCCGACCGCGCCGATGCCGGCGTTCGGGCCGGAAACCGCCAAACGCCTCGGCAAGCTCGCGCTTGATGACATCGGGGTCGGCGATCTGGCCGGCCGTGATCTGGCCGGTGCCGACCTGGCCGGCGCCGATCTTTCCGGCGCGGATCTGAGCGGCACGCTCCTGGAAGGGGCCAACCTGGAGGGCGCCAATCTCACCGGAATCACCGCTCACGGGGCGGCCCTGACGGGCGCGAATCTCAGGAACGCCCGCCTTGCGCGCGCCGATCTCAAGGACGTCAATTTCGGTGCGGCGGTTCTGGACGGGGCCGATTTCACCGGCGCGCGGATCGAGAACCCCATCCTGATGGAGACATCCCTCGCCGGGATCGTGCTGAACGAGGCGCACCTGATCCGCTGGTCGGCGGTCAATCTCGATCTCCGGTCGGTGCACTTCGACCGCGCCCACATCGCCAATGGGAACTTCATCCGCTGCGACCTGGCCCATGCGAGCTTCCGCGGAGCGAAGATCGTGCGCTCCATCGTCATCGAGGGATCGCTCAACGGGGCCCATTTCAACGGGGCGGAGCTGGAGAAGGCCGGCTTTATCAAGACGGATCTGGAGCGGGTCGTGTTCGACGAGGCCCGCCTGGTGTCCAGCGGCTTCGTCGGCGAGCCCGTGATGACCTATGCGAGCTTCACCGACGTCCACGCGGTGAAGACGAGCTGGCTTGCCGCCGACCTGAAGGAGAGCTGCTTCCTGCGCGCCAATCTCAGGGACTGCAGCCTGATGCTGTCGGACGCGCGCTGGTCGGACTTCCGGCTGGCGGCGCTGCACAACACGCTGATGCTGCGCGCGAATTTCGGAGAGTGCGACTTCTTCGGAGCGAACCTCATGGGCGCCCAGATGCGCAAGGCCAACCTAGCCTTCGCCTCGCTGCGCCGCGCCAACGCCTATTCCGCCGACTTTTCGCTGGCCAAGCTCACCGGAGCGGATCTGCACCATGCCCACCTCGTCAAGACCACCTTTCGCGCGCCGGAAACTGTCGATTGA
- a CDS encoding SUMF1/EgtB/PvdO family nonheme iron enzyme, with amino-acid sequence MNVTIAERGIGEAGRGKLPDTLLKPGGMVFAPPTEPVDDFTDVSRWWRWVEGADWRHPEGPGSSIAGREHHPVVQVSVEDAYAYAQWAGRALPTEAQWEYAARGGLEDARYTWGDTYDETDGTKANTWQGAFPTEDEAIDGAHGTAKVGCYEANGYGLYDMAGNVWEFVQNWWVPGHPAGSATDPLGPTLGEARRFGTALGPQVTVKGGSWLCAPVYCARFRPSARQPQELALGSNHIGFRTVRPAGGAR; translated from the coding sequence ATGAATGTCACCATTGCCGAACGCGGGATCGGCGAAGCCGGTCGCGGCAAGCTGCCGGACACGCTGCTCAAGCCTGGCGGCATGGTGTTCGCGCCGCCGACCGAGCCGGTCGACGATTTCACCGACGTGAGCCGGTGGTGGCGCTGGGTGGAGGGGGCGGACTGGCGCCATCCGGAGGGGCCGGGAAGCTCGATCGCGGGCCGCGAGCACCATCCCGTGGTGCAGGTCTCCGTCGAGGACGCCTATGCCTACGCCCAGTGGGCGGGGCGGGCGCTGCCGACCGAAGCGCAGTGGGAATACGCCGCGCGCGGCGGCCTGGAGGACGCCAGATACACCTGGGGCGACACCTACGACGAGACCGACGGGACCAAGGCCAACACCTGGCAGGGGGCGTTCCCGACCGAGGACGAGGCGATCGACGGTGCCCACGGTACGGCGAAGGTCGGCTGCTATGAGGCAAACGGCTACGGGCTCTACGACATGGCCGGCAATGTCTGGGAATTCGTCCAGAACTGGTGGGTCCCCGGACATCCCGCCGGGTCGGCCACAGATCCGCTCGGTCCGACGCTGGGCGAGGCGCGGCGCTTCGGAACCGCACTCGGCCCCCAGGTCACGGTCAAGGGCGGGTCGTGGCTCTGCGCGCCCGTCTATTGCGCCCGGTTCCGCCCGTCGGCGCGCCAGCCCCAGGAACTGGCGCTCGGCTCCAACCACATCGGCTTCCGCACCGTCCGCCCGGCCGGTGGCGCGCGTTAA
- a CDS encoding arylsulfatase: protein MRRLVSITAVLGVAVLSASGAHAQESSAQDTAQEQSRPNILVIFGDDIGQTNLSTYSFGLMGYRTPNIDSIAADGIKFTDYYAEQSCTAGRSTFITGQSTLRTGLSKVGLPGADLGLRDDDVTLASALRDLGYATGQFGKNHLGDRDEFLPTNHGFDEFFGNLYHLNAEEEPENRNYPRDPAFREQYGPRGVIRSSADGEIEDTGPLTKKRMETVDDETAAAAMDFMERQVEQGKPFFTWFNTTRMHFRTHVREENRSEPGLTALTEYADGMIEHDALIGQVLAKLDELGVADNTIVVYTTDNGPHQNSWPDAGTTPFRSEKNTNWEGAFRVPALIRWPGHIEPGSVRNGIFSGLDWFPTLMAAAGDPDIKQRLLDGTSIDGKDYKVHLDGYNQLAYLTGDSDESARNEFFYFNDDGVLVALRYENWKTVFQEQRMPGTMQVWAEPFTALRVPKIFDLRSDPYERADITSNTYWDWVLEHSFLLVPAQAEVARFLSTFEEYPPSQRAASFSVDQIQEELEQSLSGMVQ from the coding sequence ATGAGACGGCTCGTATCCATCACCGCCGTCCTCGGGGTGGCTGTACTCTCGGCATCCGGGGCGCATGCGCAGGAAAGTTCGGCACAGGACACAGCTCAGGAACAGAGCCGTCCGAATATCCTGGTGATCTTCGGCGACGACATCGGTCAGACCAACCTGTCGACCTACAGCTTCGGGTTGATGGGGTATCGGACGCCGAACATCGACAGCATTGCTGCCGATGGCATCAAATTCACCGACTATTATGCCGAGCAGAGCTGCACTGCGGGCCGTTCGACCTTCATCACCGGCCAGTCGACCCTGCGCACGGGCCTCTCCAAGGTCGGGCTTCCCGGCGCCGACTTGGGCCTGCGCGACGACGACGTGACACTCGCCTCCGCCCTCAGGGATCTCGGCTATGCGACCGGCCAGTTCGGCAAGAACCACCTGGGCGACCGCGACGAGTTCCTGCCGACCAACCACGGCTTCGACGAGTTCTTCGGCAACCTCTACCACCTGAATGCCGAGGAGGAGCCGGAGAACCGCAACTATCCGCGCGATCCGGCCTTCCGGGAACAATACGGACCGCGCGGCGTGATCCGCTCCTCGGCCGACGGCGAGATCGAGGACACCGGTCCGCTCACCAAGAAGCGGATGGAGACCGTCGACGACGAGACGGCCGCGGCGGCGATGGACTTCATGGAGCGGCAGGTGGAGCAGGGGAAACCGTTCTTCACCTGGTTCAACACCACGCGGATGCATTTCCGCACCCATGTGCGCGAGGAAAACCGCAGCGAGCCGGGCCTCACCGCGCTGACCGAGTATGCCGACGGCATGATCGAGCATGACGCGCTCATCGGCCAGGTGCTGGCAAAGCTGGATGAGCTGGGCGTCGCCGACAACACGATCGTGGTCTACACGACCGACAACGGCCCGCATCAGAACTCCTGGCCCGATGCCGGCACGACCCCGTTCCGCAGCGAGAAGAACACCAACTGGGAAGGCGCCTTCCGCGTCCCGGCGCTGATCCGCTGGCCCGGCCATATCGAGCCCGGTTCCGTCAGGAACGGCATCTTCTCGGGGCTCGACTGGTTTCCGACGCTGATGGCGGCGGCCGGGGACCCCGATATCAAGCAGCGGTTGCTGGACGGCACGTCCATCGACGGGAAGGACTACAAGGTCCATCTCGATGGCTACAATCAGCTTGCCTATCTGACCGGAGACAGCGACGAGAGCGCCCGCAACGAGTTCTTCTACTTCAATGACGACGGTGTTCTGGTCGCCCTGAGGTACGAGAACTGGAAAACGGTGTTCCAGGAGCAGCGCATGCCCGGCACGATGCAGGTCTGGGCCGAGCCGTTTACCGCCCTGCGGGTGCCGAAGATCTTCGATCTGCGGTCCGACCCCTACGAGCGGGCGGACATCACGTCGAACACCTACTGGGACTGGGTGCTGGAGCACTCCTTCCTGCTGGTGCCGGCGCAGGCCGAAGTGGCCCGGTTCCTGTCCACCTTCGAGGAGTACCCGCCCTCACAGCGGGCCGCGAGCTTCTCCGTCGATCAGATCCAGGAAGAGCTGGAGCAGAGCTTGAGCGGAATGGTGCAGTAG